The nucleotide sequence CAGCACTCCAGACTCCAGAGAACGCGATGTCCTTAACCAAGACCCCAACAGGGGGTTGTATATGAGCTTTTcggttttgggctcaatatgcaactaaaaacgttgaaagcctGCCATCACACAACGCAATCGATTTATTACGTTTTCTACtagaagtttataattatcatttaattatagaagtctcattcatATATACAATTTGAGCAACCTGTGATATTATGAGTTTACATTATCAATACATGAATTTATCATTTGGCCAATTGAGATGTCATAATTTCCTTCCTACGCTTTAACCCTGAGAAGATCTACCATTAGGGCTTCCTACCTGAACTACTTATGACGTTTTCTACTACTTTATGACTTCGCGCTTCACGATATCAAGTTCCCCGTTAAATCGTGAATTAAGTATCAGTTCACGAGGCTCCTTAGGAAAGAGTCAGAGGACATAATGTTGGTGGATAATTACTTTTATGCGAAGAAATGTAATTATATTGAGAATCAACAAAAGTAATGTGTTTGATTTTGAGATGTGCCCCCCACATTTTGGACGCAGATGTGTGCATTTTACAAGTACAACCATAGACAACGAGAGAAAATGCGCTTAATTACTTTCTCCCTCTACACGGCATTTATCCATTCTGTACATGCGATTGCTAAAGCGGAGTTATACCGCCCTCCGATTGGCCAATTCCTTTGCGTTTCAATAAGCCCCGCCTCCATCAGCTGCTTGCTCTTTCAAATACCCGCAAATGgacaataattaaataaaattatgacAAAACTGTCCTCTTTATTCAATTTCGAACTTAACATTGTAAAAATCAACAAGTGGTATCGATAAATTGATAACTTTACGTCCATTCTTAACACAATGAGCTTGcgtaaatacaaaaaattaaaaaaaaagaaacattttggtGCATTATGACTACAACTACGAGTAAATTCGATCAATTTGGcaaagtaataaaattaaaaataatgactttaGCGTTTTAGCCACCTACATCGCTATGCAAGTAAAAATATATCATATTTAGTATAATAGTATGCCTCTTtagtcaaaattattcaaacacaATAAACATACTTATGTTGTGAGCAATTCAAATAATCATTATGCATACATACAAGTAGAAATCGAATGCTTTTCACCCTTTTTAGGATGAATTCGACCGCGTCTTTTTATCGCAACTGGTAGACGACTTTTTGAGGCCTTTCTTCTAGAAATCGCAGTCGGTTGGACCTTTATTTTGGCCCCTGTTGCGCGGCGAAGAGGTATGCTTTTCCCAACAGTGTGTAAGTAACTACTCCATTGTCCGGTGGAACGAATTTTCAACAATCTTGAGGTTGCTTTGGTGATACCTTGATTTATTGAGTCAGTGGCACCATACTGCTCATAAAGCTTCCTTTGAACATCTAAAAACTCTTCAAAAGTGTAACTAACATTTCCACATAATGGTTGTTGTACTGGTACATCATTTGGCGCTAGAGTATTATCAGTGCACACTGACGAGGGTTGCTCTGGAGCCTCTGGATGATTATTATTGACCGAAGGATCACAGTTTTCTTTCGCCGATTCTTCACGTTCGTTTTGAGTGAGTTCATTTACATGTAATGggagaaaataatcaaatggAGGCATATTGTCTTTTCCCAATGCAACGAATGCCATTGTACGTCTACCTTCGATTGTAACATCAGGAATTATGTTGCTTCGCAcgtcaaaaaacttgaaaactgcaGCGAAATGTTTACAGAGTTTCTGCATTTGGCCTGCTTTGCAGTTACAGCTGGCCTGTTCACGATTGACAATATACATTGTAGCTGGGTCGTTTTCACTCGGTACTTCGTAAGTGTGTTCATTAATCACCACAATGTTTTCTTTACGAATGTATGCAGCATTCTTCAAGAGATACTGCAAGTAAAGATGATTTCTGCGATCtctagaattaaaaaattcacgtaaTTTTCGCTTGTAAAACAATTCCATCGTTGATGCAATAAAATCAAGCAATGCAATAAAATTATAGGCTTTCACACGATTGAGTACATTTTCTTTAAATAGTCGTATTGATATTTCTGCATAGTTATTGGTGTGATGACCAGTTAACCCTTTACGATAAGCTAAACACCATTTTTCTTTGCTGTTGTATTGATCTTGTAAGTAATTTTGCCACTGCGGAAAAGATCCACCTACAGCCATGGCACTTTCAAAGGCGTTTTCTGCTTCGTTTATATCCGTGCAGTAAAGGATCGTTTGGAAGGTTGAAATCAGGTCCCGTTGGTGTTCTTTTGGTATATGATGAGCGCTATCTTGCAGCCAATGCAATACATATTGCAATACGTGAAATACGCACAATAGAGAGATACTGTCCAGCCATATAGCAAGTGCTCCGCCAATTTCAGCACTACAGTTATCTGTCATTAGCACTGTTGGGTAATTTTGTCCTCCAAATGAGGTACCAAGTTTCTCACTTACGACTTCTTGAAGTAATTTAAACCCAGTAGTAAAGGCTGCTTTGGTTTGTTCTTTTGTGATTAAAACGCCGCATGGAACAGCACCGCATGGGGTAACGCTCAGAAGAAATGTTATCGATGTATTTTCATGATCACATGCCGATGTTGTGTCTACAAACAACACATCTTTCGAAAATGAGCACTGATGAATTCGTTCCATTATTGGAGTAATGACAACTAATGCGAATGGATCTTGCTCATTATTTACATAACGTACTGTAACACCTTGCGATGCATACgaagcaattttttgattcagaATCTATAAACATAAAATACACCattataggtatgtacgtaACAATACGACGATTTTTCTACAACTCTGAATTACTCACTGTTTCCAAGTTTGAACCATCTTTAGGACCATATTGCAAGTTTTTCCAGCGCTCAAACCAGTACTTCACGGTCCTTTTTGTAGGATTATAGCGTGCATGATCCAAAAGAACCTCTTTATCATCAACTGGCAAATCTGAATCTTGTACAGGTAAATCAACGTCATCTTCGAAAAGTAATTTGTTTTCATGATAATTGCTCGCGACGGAAGGCATCATACCCATGGAAAAATACTCGTGAAATTGATCGCGTACACTTTTTGGTGTAGATAAGCATTTCAACGCAGATGGTGAAACTAATGGGTGATTATGACGTGCACGAAGATGTACGATTCCAGGCATTccattctattttaaaaatatgatgaatGACGAATGTTAGTATTGCATGTGTATCAAAATTGAGCTTGCATTATAATGATTAATGAAGAATTGTCGATAATGAATTCCATTGTTGAGAAACTTACCTTTATGAAAGGATCTGTTCGTTTGGTATAAGGAGTAGTTACTTTTACTGTGATTACAATTTCAGCCAAACAGCCTGTGTTCTTAGATGCACCTCTCTTGTTGTTATTATATTCATCCAGCGCTTTTTTAGCATATGCGCTATGGTGGCATACCCACTTTTTTCTATAAACAACAGAAGGGATATTATTAGATGTCAGATTGGCACTGGAAGGCAAGTGAATTAAGAAAGAATGTGAATAAAATGTACTTACTGGCATACAATTTTCTGAGAAGCGTTCGGTTTAGAATCCCATGTCCTCCACTGCGTGGAAGTGTTGGAAGCAAATGTTTCCAACCATTCGGCTGcatcttttaaattttggatgCGACATCGAATGTAATATGTCCCTGGCTCGCACTTTGATGTATCGAACGCACTATTGGAGGGTAAATCATTCTCGGTTACGTTTTGCAAAAACTCCATATTTGCGAGGTGGTATTCGCCATCCGTATTCGACGATTTGGGATCcgcatttttggcatttttagcgGGAATACAAATTGGGTCggcattttgtaaattttttttgccgaGCAAAAAAGCGggcgaaaaaattgaagtgaagaGAAGTGATAAAGTGATAGCGGATGGTGATAAGAAGACCACTGTTAACGGGCCAATCAGAGGGCGAGAAAATCTCGCTTTAGCAATCGCATGTACAGAATGGATAAATGCCTCTACAcgttgagcaaaaaaaaaaaagaagatatttAAACAAAATTGAGGATTGATATAAAGAGAATGAGAATGATTAGGTTGGTAAGTTAGATATTAATCAACTCTACGTGAACGCGACGAGAaatattccttacgtggggaatattTGCCTTGTTTCCCAGACTAGCTCAATTTGGGAGAGTTCAATCATTCAGACCTTTTATAACGATATTTCTTGATACCATTTAAACAAAAACACAGCTCTACACCTTTCGAtgatgtttttattaaaatagttCAAGTCTAGAGTTATTTATGTACCGTGTTATAACCTATGTCTTATTTACGAGCATATGCTAGTAAATACGTACATGAGATGGATTTTTCAACGAGTTATTAAACACGCGACGCGAGCTTCTTAGGGatgaacaaaaatatttacacttcgtaaaaatgcgataaagttacaattttacactaataaaaaatataattacgtTAAAAGCAACATTTATCTGGATGGGCGAACGCAGCCCAGGGAATTAATTGTAAGGTACTTACATAACAATGCAATATTACTGTCTCTCCTTTGCACTCCCTAATACTAGAGGCGACGACAGAATTGGAATCATGAggtatttaatgaaaaaaggtCTACGTTTCGTTTAGCAGTGATATTTAAATTAAGCATCGTTTAGCAGAGATATTTAAATTACGTTAATGCGTCATTTGAGTATTTCAGAATTATTTATCTAGTTTTCACGAGTTATTTATGagtaattttcacgaattcacGAGTTGTTTATTTAGACATTCACGAGTTATTTCAATTTCTACGAGTTATTTAAATCGTGTGTAATTTAGCGGATCACTCGCGAGGTGAGATGATCCATGTTAAAAACCAATAAGAGATATTTTAAATAGCTCTTGTCATGGTTAAATCTCCACGCCGAAAGTGGTACAGACTAAAATGCGATGACATGAGCAAGATGCTCATGCGATCATATATTTAGGTACAGCGAGCAAGCTCACCATACCCCCGGGCAGTGACTAAGAACCAACTATCTAGAAATCGTAAGAACATTAGCGATTTTATGCACTCGTGCATTCGTATTTATAATAAGGGTTGTAGACAGGGTGAAGAAAGGTACCTGAGACCACCCTCTTTAGGTGCGAGCGCGAGCTGTCAGATTAGAAATAATATTCCCCTATGTTTAAAATAATGTTCTcctattttttacattatttttacactACACATACACAACGTATGTATGTGTAGGTGAGAATACctattttttagagaatttaaCACATTACCAAAACTTCCAGTTTAAGGGAGTAAAATATGTGTACATGGGTACACATCGCTAGTGTACGTATTTCAAGACATCGTCTATGAAAGACTGATACGAATCACTAGCAGAGTGTGTAGGGCAATCCTTCCCATAACATTGCCCCTTCGTGGCTTTGATTTAGAGAGCAAAGATCACTCAGAAAAGCACGGATCATGAAAAAATGGGAAgaaaaaggtcattgacctacacCTCTACTCCCTCTTTCCCCCTGAACTGATCTTAATCTGGAAGGGATccactgcccctccgtactttgctGCGTTATCTGCAGTCTAATTTAGCCACACAAGTATGCAAATACATACTTATGTGAAACAATACCAAAGAGTGTGTCGGAGGCGGGAAATTTAAGATGAAGAGTGATACTATCAGCATTTCGCACTTAGAGACACCAACCAGCGCACCAGTGACCAATCTCCGAAGATATTGGAGGCTAAATGTCTGATTAATGCCTGTAAGACACGTCATCTATGATAATATCAAGTTACAGGTCCGAAAAAGGTAATGATTTTGTAagggaataatttttgaataaatttagagTTCATAATagttgagaaatgaaaaaaaaaaattctaagatTTTGTGAGTGGCCAAATAATTCGTAAGTATGGGGGTCAATTCAAAGAAATTCTGCCCAGCGatcctaaaaattttgattggatATGCACACCAGGTGCGTATTCGTTGAGCGAAGTTGGTTCTTTGTCATTACGATTAATTTAACCTATCACttgagttttttaatttttgagggtATGACGTCCAAGAAGTCTCTGCTTTTTTGTTTAAGTTTGACGAAAATTTAGGGTGCGTTCTCTAATTCTAATTAAGACTAGGTTTTTTGAGCGTTTCTTAATGTTGTTATATGGGGGATTGGAATAACTGCTATAGAGGAATAGGGCTGACATCCCTCTATAAGGTGTTTAGGTTAATaattattccttacgtggggaataattATTATGGTCCAGACTAGCTCAATTCGGACACTGGGGTAATTCCAACCTTCCCATATACATCATACTAGAGAGTATAAAACAACAAATAAAACGAGTCATATTCGTAAGGTGTACGCAATATGTTTAATCGTCGTAATATACAGTATTTATGTAGCAATGTCTTTCAGTAATCATACACACATGTGTATGATTCCGAGATTTAAGTGTAATTTAAGAATAGCGTGAACATATTAAATGGGAAGCATAACATATTCATGTTATTCACTGGGGTCAAAGCAATATTATTAAGTAAACATAAATACATTAAATGAgaacattgaaaatattcatgcaGACTTACTGAGATGTGCTAATTGCAACTCATTGCAATTAAGTAGCGATATGCGATATTTACTGACACTGTCACTGTCCAGCCGTCTCTCCGTTGCACTCCTAATACTTGAGGCATTCGACGACAATTAAGAGTTGTTCGcgttatttcatcaaaataataattttattcagtttCGTTTAGCAGAGATATTTAAATTACGTTAATGCgttatttgaatgaatttcagaGTCATTTATAAAGTTTTCACGAGttatttatgttttattttcacgaattcACGAGTCGTTTATTTAGAAATTCAcaagttatttaaattttcacgagtTATTTAAATCATGTGTAATTTAGCGGATCACTCCCGAGTGAGATGATCCATGTTAAAAACTAATAAGAGATATTTTAAATAGCTCTTTTCATAGTTAAATCTCCACGCTAGAAGTGGTACAGACAGATAAAAGAAAGACACAGGTAAGATGCCTGTGCATTTATGCATCTGGTATGCCAACGGATCGACACACCAATCGAGGTGACTTAATtccagagagctcgagattcTGATGCTAAGTAAAGATCTTATTTTTCGCGATGTACCTGGTAGCTACCAGAAAACATCGCGTCTATTAGAAACGCCCACTTTACCACACTTCCAGTTTAAGGGTTGTTCTTTTAGAAGAAGGAGAACAGATCGCACTTTCTCCTCTCAGGGATGA is from Planococcus citri chromosome 1, ihPlaCitr1.1, whole genome shotgun sequence and encodes:
- the LOC135836577 gene encoding uncharacterized protein LOC135836577; amino-acid sequence: MEFLQNVTENDLPSNSAFDTSKCEPGTYYIRCRIQNLKDAAEWLETFASNTSTQWRTWDSKPNASQKIVCQKKWVCHHSAYAKKALDEYNNNKRGASKNTGCLAEIVITVKVTTPYTKRTDPFIKNGMPGIVHLRARHNHPLVSPSALKCLSTPKSVRDQFHEYFSMGMMPSVASNYHENKLLFEDDVDLPVQDSDLPVDDKEVLLDHARYNPTKRTVKYWFERWKNLQYGPKDGSNLETILNQKIASYASQGVTVRYVNNEQDPFALVVITPIMERIHQCSFSKDVLFVDTTSACDHENTSITFLLSVTPCGAVPCGVLITKEQTKAAFTTGFKLLQEVVSEKLGTSFGGQNYPTVLMTDNCSAEIGGALAIWLDSISLLCVFHVLQYVLHWLQDSAHHIPKEHQRDLISTFQTILYCTDINEAENAFESAMAVGGSFPQWQNYLQDQYNSKEKWCLAYRKGLTGHHTNNYAEISIRLFKENVLNRVKAYNFIALLDFIASTMELFYKRKLREFFNSRDRRNHLYLQYLLKNAAYIRKENIVVINEHTYEVPSENDPATMYIVNREQASCNCKAGQMQKLCKHFAAVFKFFDVRSNIIPDVTIEGRRTMAFVALGKDNMPPFDYFLPLHVNELTQNEREESAKENCDPSVNNNHPEAPEQPSSVCTDNTLAPNDVPVQQPLCGNVSYTFEEFLDVQRKLYEQYGATDSINQGITKATSRLLKIRSTGQWSSYLHTVGKSIPLRRATGAKIKVQPTAISRRKASKSRLPVAIKRRGRIHPKKGEKHSISTCMYA